The stretch of DNA CATCGATTCCGCATGTGGCGGCGCGTCGTCGATCGACGCGGAAGGCTACCTGACCGGGCCGCCGGAGTTGGTGGTGGAAATTGCGGCGAGCACGGCGAGTTATGACTTGCACGACAAACTCAACGCCTACCGCCGCAACGGGGTGCAGGAGTATCTGGTCTGGCGGGTTCTGGACGATGCCTTTGACTGGTTCGTGCTTCGCGAAGGACGCTACGAACGTTTACCGGTGACCGAAGCGGGTGTGATTCAGAGTGAACTCTTTCCCGGCCTGTGGTTGGACACCGCTGCACTGCTGCGTGGCGATTTAGCGGCGGCGATCGAGACGCTCAATCCGGGACTGGACTCCGCTGAGCATGCGGCGTTTTGCCAGCGGCTCGCGGAGTTGCGGACCAAAGAAAACAGCAAGGACGACCGATAACATTCGGCCGTCCTTGCTGCGTATCTTCAAGCGACATGCATCCGCGTTAGCGGGCCATCGCCAATTTTTCTTCCTTCTCCGCACGACGACGTTCCACCACTTCTTCTTGCACCGACTTCGGCGTTTGCTTGTAGTGTGAAAACTCCATGCTAAACGAGCCTTTGCCTTGCGTCATGCTCCGCAGTTCGTTGGCATAATCAAACATGCTAGCCAACGGAACCTCGGCCAAAATGAAGCAGCTTCCCGAACGGTCTTCGCTGGAGGTCATAATTCCCCGCAGGCCGGACAGATGTCCGACAACGGGTCCTTGGTACTCCGTGGGGATTTCGACGTCTAACTTCATGATCGGCTCTAACAATGCCATTTTGGAATTCTTCAGAGCATCTCGCATGCAGTTGAACGCCGCAATATTAAACGCCATGTCCGATGAGTCGACATCGTGGTAGCTACCATCTTGCAGCACCATCTGTACGCCCACCACTTCGCATTCGCACAGCGGTCCTTTGACCAATGCACGTTGAAAACCTTGGTTGACGGCCGGGATATATTCCTTGGGAATACGGCCACCGGTCACTTCATCAATAAACTCGTACGGCTCCGGGGCATCTTCCGGCAATGGAACCAGTTTGCCCACGATGTGTGCAAATTGTCCGGAACCACCCGTTTGCTTTTTATGCTTGTGATTGAACTCAACCGGCCTTGTCGGACTTTCTCGATAGGCCACCCGCGGCTCACCCACAAGGCATTCCACTTTGTATTCGCGGCGAATACGTTCGAGGTAAACCTCCAAGTGCAACTGGCCCATCCCTGCGATGATCGTTTGGGCCGATTCTTGGTCCGTTTCCACGCGGAACGTGGGATCTTCGCGGCGGAACCGCTGCAACGCCTTCGCCAGTTTGTCCGCACCGTCCCGCTTGATCGGTTCTACGGAAAGTCGAATGACCGGTTCGGGCACGAAAATGTTTTCCAACGCATAGTCGACACCGTCGCCGCAGAACGTATCACCCGACGCACAATCGACACCGATCACCGCGACAATATCGCCGGCTTCGGCCAAATCGACATCTTCGCGATCGTCAGCGTGCATCCGGACAATCCGGCCAAATCTCACGTTGTTCCCGGTCCGGGTGTTGCGGTAGGTTTGCCCTTTGACCAACGAACCTTGGTAGATTCGCATGTAGGTCAATTGACCGAACGTTTCGACAACCGTTTTGAAGGCCATCGCTACCAGCGGTTTTTCGGAATCCGATTCCAAGATGACCGACTCACCCTCTTCGCCTTCCTTGACGTTGGAAACATCCATCGCCGTGATTTCGCGATCCAACGGGCTGGGAAGATAATCATAAACAGCGTCGAGCAACGGCTGAACACCTTTGTTCTTAAATGCGGTCCCCATCATGACCGGCGTCAGATCTTGACGGAGGGTCACTTCGCGGATCAACGCTTTAATGGTGGCGACATCCACGTCGCCCTCTTCGAGCAACGTTTCCATCAACTCATCGCTGAACAGCGACAAAGTCTCCAGCATGTGTTCGCGATATTCGTTTGCCAAGTCGGCGACTTTCTCCGGGATCTCTTCGTAGCGAACAATCTCGCCGTCCGTGCCGTCGAAATAAATCGCCTTCATATTGACGAGATCAACGATGCCTTCGAGGTCCTGCTCTTTGCCGATCGGAATTTGCAAAGGCAGCGGGGTGCATCCCAACTTCTCTTCGATTTGCTGAATCACGCTGAACGGATCGGCACCGGTGCGGTCCATTTTGTTAATGAACGCAATCCGCGGGGTGTGATACCGTTTCATTTGGCGGTCCACGGTGAGCGACTGGCTTTGAACGCCACCCACAGCGCACAGCACGAGTATGGCCCCGTCAAGCACGCGCAACGAACGCTCGACTTCGACCGTGAAGTCCACGTGTCCCGGCGTATCGATGACGTTGATTGGATTCCCGTTCCACTCCACGCGTGTCGCGGCGGAGGTGATCGTAATCCCCCGTTCTTTTTCCAGTTCCATGTGGTCCATGGTCGCGCCGTCACCGCCACCTTTGACTTCATTCATGCGGTGGATACGGCCGCAATAAAACAACATCCGCTCGGTGAGCGTCGTCTTACCGGAGTCAATATGGGCCGAAATGCCGATGTTGCGAAGTTTTTCTAAGTTTTTCATGGAACGTTCTCAACGCATTCTCAAAGGAATGTACGTCGCGGTTTAAGTGAAACGGGCGTTCTCCGACGCTGGAGAATAGCGGACTCGATACGTAACGAACCCACCGCATGCTGCCCAAAAAAACTGGTTATTATCTCCTCAATCCTAAGGACTGAGGATGAATCTCCGATGAACCTTTTTCGCTGTGCCGGGATTTAGCCGCGTCAATTGATCCGCAAATCATACGTTGACCGGCCAGACTGGCGCCGCTCAACCATCTTATAGACACGCTTGTGCCCATTAAGTTCTGTCCCGCGACGGCTTAAAATGCCTAAAGGCAATTGCCACGTGCCGAGGTCGGGGTGCGGATCACTACGTGCTCTTCACGCGGAAGGGAAGGTCGTCGCCGACGTTCATGCCGATCACAAACGTCATCCGGCAATCTCCGCGCCAAGGAGGAAGGAACTGACGAATTCTATCTGCGATGCCGATCGTAGGGAAGAGAAACTTTCCCGCAAATCGGTCAAATTCCGCGAATTCCACAACCAAAAAGGTTCTCACCGCAGCTCGGTGGTCGTTTTTGGCCTTTGAAAAGTGCGAAAAACACGGGTGAGTTGCCATGGCTCCCCACCCGTGTGAATTCGATCAATTCGCGGCATTTTTTGCCCGTCACCCCTGCGAAACCGCAGCTTGGGCCGCTGCCAAACGGGCAATCGGCACGCGGAACGGCGAACAGCTGACGTAGTTCAACCCGATACTATGGCAGAACTTGACGCTGGCCGGGTCGCCGCCATGTTCGCCGCAAATCCCGATTTTGAGATCCTTGCGCGAGCTGCGGCCCCCTTCGACACCAATTTTCATCAAGCCCCCCACACCGTCGAAGTCGATCGTCTGGAACGGATCGTTGGGGACAATGTCGTGTTCGCGGTAGTAGCCAATAAATCCGCCGTAGTCGTCCCGGCTGATTCCCAGGGCGGTCTGCGTCAGGTCGTTGGTTCCGAAGCTGAAGAATTCCGCACCTGTGGCGATTTGATCGGCACAGACGGCGGCTCGTGGGACTTCGATCATCGTTCCAACCAGGTATTCGACCTTTTGGCCGGTTTCGGCCATCACGGCTTCGGCTTGTGCCCGCACGATCTTCTCTTGGTCCTTGAATTCGGCCAAGAATCCGACGAGCGGAATCATGATTTCCGGATGGACGTCAATGCCTTCTTTTTTCACCGCACAGGCGGCTTCCATGATGGCACGTGCTTGCATGGCTGTGATTTCCGGGTAAACGATGCCCAGGCGGCATCCCCGGTGACCCAGCATCGGGTTCGACTCATGCAGCCCTTCGACGCGGCGGTGGATCTCTTCTTCGGATTTGCCGGTCATCTTGGCCAATTGTCCAGCCAAGGCCGGGTCTTCTTCCAAATGCCGCTCTGAGAGGAATTCGTGCAGCGGCGGATCGAGCAAGCGAACCGTCACCGGCCGCCCTTCCATGGCCCGGAACAGCCCCTCGAAGTCGCTGCGTTGGTATGGCAACAACTTGTCGATCGCCTTTTGACGGACTTCCTTGGTCTCGGCGAGAATCATCTCCCGGATTTCATCGACATGGTGGAAGAACATGTGCTCGGTCCGGCACAGTCCAATTCCTTCGGCTCCGAAGGCAATCGCTTCGGCGGCTTGGTCCGGGCTGTCCGCGTTGGTGCGCACATTCAACGTGCGGTGCTCGTCGACCCACTCCATCAACTGAGCGTATCGCTTGTAGGTCTCTGATTTTTCCGGGTCACCCGCCTTGTGGATGACCACGTCCAAGACTTCGCTCGGTTTGGTCGTGACACTCCCTTCGAAGACTTCGCCGGTGAATCCGTCGATGCTGATGTAGTCCCCTTCATTGAAGGTCTTGTCTCCCACCGACATGGTTCCAGCTTGGTAGTCGATGTCCAATTCCGTGGCACCCACGATGCAGACCTTACCCATTTGCCGGCTCACCAGTGCGGCGTGGGAACTGGCTCCCCCGAAGGCGGTCAGAATGCCCTTGGCCGCTTGCATGCCCCGCAAGTCTTCTGGGCTGGTTTCGCGGCGGACAAGAATCAACTGCACGTCGTTGTCGGCATTGTATTGGGCTTCCGCATCTTCGGCGTGGAAGCAGATCTTGCCGTAGGTCGCACCGGGACCGGCGTTGATGCCTTTGGTCAGCAAGCGACCTTCAGCGTCTGCCGCTGCTTTGGCATCGGGATCGAAAATCGGCTGCAACAGTTGGTTGAGGTCGTCGGCCGGAATCCGCCGCGGATTCAGTGCTTCCTTCGGATCGATCAGGCCTTCATTCACCAAGTCGACCGCGATCCGCACAGCGGCAAAACCGGTCCGCTTGGCGTTACGTGTCTGCAGCATCCAGACTTTGCCATGTTGGACGGTGAACTCGATGTCCTGCACGTCTTTGTAGTGTTTCTCGAGGATTTTGCCGATTTCGTTCAACCGGTCAAAGGCCTCAGGCATATCGTCGTGCAGGCTTTCTTCGACCCGTTTGGTCGACCGGATTCCAGCCACCACGTCTTCGCCTTGAGCGTTGATCAGATAGTCGCCGCGGAATCCAGGATCTCCCAGCGAGCAGTCGCGGGTCAGCCCGACACCCGAAGCGCTGTCTTCGCTCAGGTTACCGAACACCATCGCCTGCACGTTGACGGCTGTGCCCCATTCGTGCGGAATACCGTATTGGCGGCGATAGACCATCGCCCGGTCATTCATCCAACTGGAGAAGACAGCTCCGATGGCGCCCCACAGTTGGTCGAGCGGTTCATCCGGAAAGTCGTTTCCGGTTCGCTCTTTGATGGCCGCTTTGAATTCCTTAACCAATTCCTTCAAGCCCGCAGCGCTCAAACCGGAATCAAACTCGACCCCTTCGGCCTCTTTTTTGGCTTCCAGCAGGTGTTCGAACGGGTCGATTTCCTTTTTGTCCAGCGTCTTCATTTCCAAGACGACGTCGCCGTACATTTGCACAAAGCGGCGATAGCTGTCCCAGGCGAATTGTTCGTTGCCCGACTTTTTGGCCAAGGCGGCAACGGTCGTGTCGTTCAGTCCGATATTGAGCACCGTGTCCATCATGCCCGGCATCGATTCGCGGGCACCACTACGGCAGGAAAGCAGCAAGGGATTTTCGGTGCAGCCGAATTTGGCCCCCATGGCTTTTTCAATTTTCTCCAGAGCAGCAGCCACATCATCGCGCAGTTGTTCGGGATAGGTTTCGCCGTTGTCGTAGTAGTAAGTACAGACACCGGTCGAGATTGTGAATCCAGCCGGAACCGGCAGACCGATGCTGGTCATTTCGGCCAAGTTGGCACCTTTGCCACCCAACTCATTTTTCATGGTGGCGCCGCCATCGGCTTTACCGTCACCAAACGAAAACACGTATTTCGTCGCTGTTGCAGTCGTCATTCCAAACGTTCCTTGATATGGCTCCGCGCGATTCTAATCTGAGCGGAACGAAAATAGAGGTTGTTAGTGATTCCGTCGGCGTCTCTGTCCCCACGCGAATCCCGGTGGGCGCAAGCCCTTATTGGGGGACGAGTACCGGTCAAAGGCCCTCGCACAACCCGCACGCTCACCTGGTTCGTCGGCAGGTCGTGGGTTGCGCGAAAAAGGTCCTGTCTGCAGCCGTTCTGGTTGAAACCGGACCTCCGGCGCAATTTCCCCTGAAGCAGACAGAAACCTATCATCGCCGCCGCCGACCGTCAACCCACCCGCCCCGACCCGATGGCTCCGAAACCCTCGGCTCACAGCCGGAATTTCTTTCCTGTACCAACCAGTGTCACGCCCGATTGGTTGTCATCACTGGCAAGAAAATACCCCGTCAGGGTGAAAAATCGGACGAACGATCCAAATCGCCGCACATGTTCTGCTATTTTTCGGGATGACATGTCCACGGAGTTGGGTACAATAATGGTGAGTGAACCGGTGTCAAAAGCGATTTGGCGGGTGGTACGAAACATTTTCAGGCGAGAACGGGCGACACCCGATTAACGACTCTGGATGAGAGTTGTCAATTTCGGCGACGCAGGTGGTGCAATGGACCAGAACACGGTCGGCAGGCCCATGGAAATCCTCTTGGTGGAGGACAGCCTCACCTTTGCGCGGATTGCGTTCGGCGCACTGAAAAAAGGGGCCGTTCAACACCGACTCACCTGGGTGACCGACGGCGAAGAGGCGATCGAATTCCTCTACCAACGCGGCAAGTTCTCCCGCGCTCCCCGCCCCGACTTGATTCTGCTTGATCTCGGCTTGCCCAAAAAAGACGGCCGCGAGGTCCTGACGGAGATCAAACATGACGAGGAATTGAAACAGATCCCCGTCGTGGTCATGACCGCCTCGACCAACGCCATCGACATCCAACGCAGCGAAGAACTGCAAGTTCAGAGCTACATGACCAAACCGCTGAATCTGAAAAAGTTCCGAAAACTGGTCAAGGAACTCGCCCGCTATTGGCAGAAAGACATGATTCTGCCGGCTGAGCCTGCCGTTGACTGACGCTACTTTGTCGTTTCAGCCTGTTTGCTGACCGAGACCTGCCACGGCCCACGGACCGCTTCACGTTTTCCAACGCGCACCAAGTCGAGTGTCAACCGCGCGTCCCCGGCGGTCAGCTCCACGTCACGAAACGTGTGCTCCGTGGAATCCGCCGCCACATCGGCCGTTAAGGTTTTGCCCCCCATTTTTAACGACAACGTCTCTTTATATGCACGCGGCTTATAGGTCACGGTCACGTCGTAACGCCCTGCTGTCGCTACGAACAATTCCCAGTAGCCGCGTGAATCGGGTTGCCAACCGCTGTCACGACTGGTGCGCCGCCAATCTTGGCGGGTGAGGACCACTGGGTTTTCGTGCGGCGTACCGAGATAAATGCGCGGCGGAGCATAGTTGTCCTCACGCGTGCTACTAACATCGTCGAACCAGGTTTCATATGCCTGCCGCATTTGCTTGGCGACATCAGCCTGCTCGGCAACAACGTTGTGCATTTGCAGTGGATCGGCCGTCATGTCATACAATTCAAACTTCGGAGGCCGCGGCAATTTTTCGCGGCCGAAACCAGAATCGTTTAATAGCGTCCAATCTTGATTGATGGCGACAAAATTATGAAAGCGGACCGGGACATCCCCGCGATGTGCCTGAATATAAATCGTGCGATCAGGCCAATCGTCTGCTTTGCCTTCCAACAACGGCAAAACGCTCCGCCCATCCAGTTGGACTCCCTCGGGCACCGGGACCTCACAGGCGTCCAGCAACGTTGGTAACACATCGATATGTGCCGCAATGCGGTCGGAGCTTTGCCCCGCTTTCAACCGCGCCGGCCAATGCACATAAAACGGCGAGCGGACGCCCCCTTCATGGACGCGTGATTTCATGCCCCGCATCCCAGCGACATAACGCATGCCGTTGGGGCCGTTGTCGACCATGAAAATCACCACTGTATTGTCGGTGATCTTGAGCGCGTCCAGTTTTTCAAACAAGCGGCCAACATTCGCATCGACATTGCTGATCATCGCAAATATCCGCGCTCGTTTGTCTTGGTTCGCTTTTTTCGGCAAACGGTGTCCCGTCTCCTGCGGAAATTGGTCGTTCCCTAGGTCGACTTTCTTGTACTGCGCGTACTCCGTTTCCGGGACGTCATCAAACGGTCCGTGGGGTGCGTTGGTCGGAATGTAAGCGAAAAACGGAGTACGGGAATCATGTTGCGTCTCGATCCAATTCATTGCTGCGTCGAAATAGAGGTCGGTGCAATACCCTGTTTGCGGCGCCTCTTGGCCGTTGTGAAACAGTATCGGATCGGTGTATTTGCCTTCGCCGCCTGGGGGATCAGAGGGTTGCCCAATCCCACCGCCACGGATCACGAATGATTCCTGAAATCCCTGGTCCATCGCGCGGATCGGATAGTTGTCTCCCAAATGCCATTTGCCGAAGATGCCTGTCGCGTATCCGGCGGCGCCGAGCATTTCGGCAATCGTCACCTCATCGGTCTCCATCATCGCCCGCCCAATGTAAGTATCGATCGCCCGCGTGCGGTAGTTGTAGCGGCCCGTCATCAAGCAGGCTCGCGTTGGGGCGCAGACCGGCGAGACATAAAACCGCTCCATCTGCGCACTGCGTTTGGCCATCGCATCGATATTCGGCGTGCGAATCAACGGATTGCCCGTTGCCCCCAAGTCGCCGTACCCCTGATCGTCGGTCATGATCAGAATCACATTCGGCCGATCCGCCGCCGCAACGGTCGCCGCATCCACGAATCCAACCAGACCGCACAACCCGACCAAGATTAGGAACGCTCTCATACCAGATACTCTCCAGTGACATAGTGCCGGTTTTACCGGCCGTTACGAATTGGACTTCATATGAACACGGTTTCGTCCGGCACAGCCGGAGCTTCGGATTCGACGAACATCGACAGTATTTACGTTACACGGAAACCGACGCTGAGGGGAGTCTCCACCGCAATTCGATCCCGTATCCCTGCAGGCCCAGCGGATGTTATTGGTATTTGAAACAGCGTCACCGGCATGAGCCCATTGATGTGCTAGAATTGGGCGAAATCCGCTCCCCACTCCGAGAATGCCACGCCATGTCCACTCCTGACGAAAACAGGGATCTTGCCCCCTCTGCTTCCGGCTCCAGTCCGATTTTGGCGTATGTGCTCCCGTTTGTGCTGTTCATGGTACTCGGTGCCGCGGAGGGTTGGGAACCGCTCAAACCGTATTATCCATTCGTTTACACCGCCAAGATCGCCATCGTACTGGGCTGTTGGTGCTATTTCCGTCGTCGCTACCCTGCCCCTTCGACCGCCGGCCTTGGCTGGGGCATCCTGGCGGGCATTGTTGGTGTTATTGTTTGGATTGGGCTGTGGAACCTCAATCTTGAACGACATATTGCTGACATCCTGCCGAGTTGGCTGTATTCCGCTGAGCGCATCGGCTACGACCCGTTCACGGCTATTACCTCGACCGGCGGCGCCTGGGCGTTCATCGCTGTCCGTCTGTGCGGCTTGGCGCTGGTCGTGCCGTTGATGGAAGAGGTTTTCTGGCGCGGGTTTTTGATTCGGTATCTGGTCAAAGATGACTTCGAATCGGTCCCGGTCGGCACGTTCACCCCTTGGAGTTTTTCCGCCGTGGTCGTGCTCTTTACATTAGCGCACCCGGAACTCCTAGCCGCCGCCATTTGGTGCGCCGGCATCAACTGGGTGTTGTACCGGACTAAAAACCTCTGGGCCTGTATCACTGCGCATGCGGTGACGAATCTGTTGCTCGGGGTCTATATCCTCGCCACTGGCTCCTGGGCGCTCTGGTAATCCGATCGCTGCGGTCTACTGGTTTCTCGATCAAGCACCAGGCTGTGGTCGGCACAACCGGCACACTCCCCCCCACCCCTCCTTGGTGGCCACGTTGCGAAACGGCATCACGCGTTTTCCCGACGCAACGTGATATTGCAAAGTAGAGTTGAATGTCTGAACGCAGAAGCTCCGAATAATGAGGAATCTAGAGATGGCGAATACCGATTTTGCATTGGATCAAAAAACCGAAACTCCCGGCTTGGAATACCTACGCTGGATGCAAGAGGCGACCGTGCAAGGCAAAGGCCTGGGTGGACTGGTTCGCGAAATCGCCGGCCTGATGTGGGGACCGGGCAAGTTGCAGCCGAACGAATACTTTATGTACAAGCTCTACGACGATCAGCGTTATGGGGCCGATGTCAAAAAAACCTTCTTGGGCGCTCAGCGGCACCACGAATTGCTCGCCGCTCTCGACATGCCCTGGCCCAAAATCGCCAACGACAAGCCGACTTTAACGGCGCTGTTGCGGGGCCACGAATTGCCGATCCCCGAAACACAAGCCATGCGGCACGCCGCTCGGACTTTTCCGGGAGCGAAACCGCTGTTCAGTCGTGAAGACGTACTGCGATTTCTCCGCGAAGAAGCCAACTATCCACTGTTCACAAAACCAACCGCCGGTGCCTGTAGTTTGGGCGTGGCCAATATCGAATCCTACGACGCCGACGCTGATTGCCTGTTGACCAGCGACGGACGGCAGGTCTCGGTCGAAGATTTCGCCGATCAAGCTGAACAATTCGCGGCCGATGGCTACTTGTTCCAATCACGACTCACGCCACACCCTCAGATGGCCGACATCGTCGGAAACCGCATCAGCACGGTGCGTATGTTCGTGCTGGTGGACGAGCAAGGTCCGGTGTTGTTGCGAGCTGCTTGGAAAATCCCGGGCGCCGAAACAGTGGCCGACAACTTTTGGCGCGCCGGCAACATGCTGGGTGGCGTCGATGTCGAGACGGGCGACGTCACGCGGGTGTTGATGCGAACGGCTGAAGGCACCGAACCAGTCGAGGAACATCCGGTGACCGGCACCAAATTCGACGGTCTGACATTCCCCGAATGGGATGCGATGAAAGATCTCGTCATGCGAGGCGCAGCGGCGGTTCCCTCGTGCCACCTGCAAGGTTGGGATGTGGCGCTGACCGATCAAGGCCCCGTGCTGATTGAACTGGAAGGCGACGGCGGCGATTCGATCATGGAACAACTCTGTTTCGATACCGGATTGCTGCAAGGCCGTTACTTGGACTTCCTGAACAAGGCCATGCTGCAACGCAAAGAAAACGCCAAGTCCGCCAAACGCCGCTCACGCAAAAAGCTGTGGGCCAATCTCTCGCAGTTGAACATGAACGCACAACGCAGCGGCGAAACGGAGAGTGAACCGACCACGACGCACAGTGCGTGAAACCACGGAAACCAACCGCGACTGGAAACGGACGTCTTACTTAGATTTGCATTGCACCAAAGAAGTACTCATGCATCCGAATACCAAAGCGCCGCTGGAAGAGCTTCTGGTTTCCGGCGGCGACAACCGTCTCAACCTGCTGGGCGGGGAACGGCTCAATAAATATGGATGCGGACCGCAACCACGGTCCGTCGTTCCATTTGGATCGTGCACGAGTTCTTCCACTTCGCTCCGCGGATACGCGAAAGCGATGCGGACATTGCGTATCCTGCAGGGACAAGATGATTTCGACACGGCTGTCGCCCAGTGCGCACAATCGATCCGCACACGGCTTGCTGAATTGCTTGAGTTGAACGCCGACGTCGACATTGCATTGGCCCCTTCGGGCACCGATGTCGAGTTTCTCGCTGTCGCATTGGCGGGTGGCAATTCCAAGAAACAGATCGTCAACATCGTTGTTGGCCCGGGCGAAGTCGGCAGCGGAACACCGTTGGCCGCCGGATGTTGTCACTATGACAATCAAACGCCCAACGGCCGCAGCAAGACACGCGGAACGCCGATTGACGCCGAACTCGCGTCGCGGGTCACCGTAAAAACCGTCGACATTCGCGGCGCCGGCGGACGACAGTTGGAAGAATCAGAAATCAACGCCGAAGTCACCCAACTGGTCGTCGATTCCAGCAACGATGATACGGTCGTGCTCTTGCACATTGTTGCCCACAGTAAAACCGGTGTCTTCGCCCCCAGCTTCGCCTGCGTCGAACGGTTGCGAGCGGCCTTTCCCGACTTAGTGGTCGTCATCGATGCCGCTCAAGGACGCATCAGCCGCGCGGGATTACGCGACGCGTTGGACCGCGGCTATTTGGTGATTTTTACGGGATCCAAATTCTACGGCGGCCCCCCCTTCTCCGGGGCGCTGCTCATCCCACACACGTTCGACGAAACCATCCAATCACTCGGCCAACTTCCGCAGGGATTCGGCGATTATTTTTCCGCCGCTGAAATGCCCGAACGTTGGACCGCTATCCGCAACGCGCTGCCTAAGAAATCCAACCTCGGCATCGTGCTCCGCTGGACAGCCGCGCTGGCGGAGATCGATGCCTACTACGCCGTGCCGGAATTGACGCGGGACTGGGTGCTGAACTGCTTCGAAACCCAGGCCCCTCAGATCCTCGGTGCG from Symmachiella dynata encodes:
- a CDS encoding arylsulfatase gives rise to the protein MRAFLILVGLCGLVGFVDAATVAAADRPNVILIMTDDQGYGDLGATGNPLIRTPNIDAMAKRSAQMERFYVSPVCAPTRACLMTGRYNYRTRAIDTYIGRAMMETDEVTIAEMLGAAGYATGIFGKWHLGDNYPIRAMDQGFQESFVIRGGGIGQPSDPPGGEGKYTDPILFHNGQEAPQTGYCTDLYFDAAMNWIETQHDSRTPFFAYIPTNAPHGPFDDVPETEYAQYKKVDLGNDQFPQETGHRLPKKANQDKRARIFAMISNVDANVGRLFEKLDALKITDNTVVIFMVDNGPNGMRYVAGMRGMKSRVHEGGVRSPFYVHWPARLKAGQSSDRIAAHIDVLPTLLDACEVPVPEGVQLDGRSVLPLLEGKADDWPDRTIYIQAHRGDVPVRFHNFVAINQDWTLLNDSGFGREKLPRPPKFELYDMTADPLQMHNVVAEQADVAKQMRQAYETWFDDVSSTREDNYAPPRIYLGTPHENPVVLTRQDWRRTSRDSGWQPDSRGYWELFVATAGRYDVTVTYKPRAYKETLSLKMGGKTLTADVAADSTEHTFRDVELTAGDARLTLDLVRVGKREAVRGPWQVSVSKQAETTK
- a CDS encoding Uma2 family endonuclease, whose protein sequence is MASAADNSAKNGPLSDTIPPLASGDRLTRPEFERRYAAARNVRAELVEGVVYVQAAIRHQQHGQPHALLSGWLSSYFMATQGTDVGDASTLRLDADNEPQPDILLRIDSACGGASSIDAEGYLTGPPELVVEIAASTASYDLHDKLNAYRRNGVQEYLVWRVLDDAFDWFVLREGRYERLPVTEAGVIQSELFPGLWLDTAALLRGDLAAAIETLNPGLDSAEHAAFCQRLAELRTKENSKDDR
- the ppdK gene encoding pyruvate, phosphate dikinase; amino-acid sequence: MTTATATKYVFSFGDGKADGGATMKNELGGKGANLAEMTSIGLPVPAGFTISTGVCTYYYDNGETYPEQLRDDVAAALEKIEKAMGAKFGCTENPLLLSCRSGARESMPGMMDTVLNIGLNDTTVAALAKKSGNEQFAWDSYRRFVQMYGDVVLEMKTLDKKEIDPFEHLLEAKKEAEGVEFDSGLSAAGLKELVKEFKAAIKERTGNDFPDEPLDQLWGAIGAVFSSWMNDRAMVYRRQYGIPHEWGTAVNVQAMVFGNLSEDSASGVGLTRDCSLGDPGFRGDYLINAQGEDVVAGIRSTKRVEESLHDDMPEAFDRLNEIGKILEKHYKDVQDIEFTVQHGKVWMLQTRNAKRTGFAAVRIAVDLVNEGLIDPKEALNPRRIPADDLNQLLQPIFDPDAKAAADAEGRLLTKGINAGPGATYGKICFHAEDAEAQYNADNDVQLILVRRETSPEDLRGMQAAKGILTAFGGASSHAALVSRQMGKVCIVGATELDIDYQAGTMSVGDKTFNEGDYISIDGFTGEVFEGSVTTKPSEVLDVVIHKAGDPEKSETYKRYAQLMEWVDEHRTLNVRTNADSPDQAAEAIAFGAEGIGLCRTEHMFFHHVDEIREMILAETKEVRQKAIDKLLPYQRSDFEGLFRAMEGRPVTVRLLDPPLHEFLSERHLEEDPALAGQLAKMTGKSEEEIHRRVEGLHESNPMLGHRGCRLGIVYPEITAMQARAIMEAACAVKKEGIDVHPEIMIPLVGFLAEFKDQEKIVRAQAEAVMAETGQKVEYLVGTMIEVPRAAVCADQIATGAEFFSFGTNDLTQTALGISRDDYGGFIGYYREHDIVPNDPFQTIDFDGVGGLMKIGVEGGRSSRKDLKIGICGEHGGDPASVKFCHSIGLNYVSCSPFRVPIARLAAAQAAVSQG
- the fusA gene encoding elongation factor G, translated to MKNLEKLRNIGISAHIDSGKTTLTERMLFYCGRIHRMNEVKGGGDGATMDHMELEKERGITITSAATRVEWNGNPINVIDTPGHVDFTVEVERSLRVLDGAILVLCAVGGVQSQSLTVDRQMKRYHTPRIAFINKMDRTGADPFSVIQQIEEKLGCTPLPLQIPIGKEQDLEGIVDLVNMKAIYFDGTDGEIVRYEEIPEKVADLANEYREHMLETLSLFSDELMETLLEEGDVDVATIKALIREVTLRQDLTPVMMGTAFKNKGVQPLLDAVYDYLPSPLDREITAMDVSNVKEGEEGESVILESDSEKPLVAMAFKTVVETFGQLTYMRIYQGSLVKGQTYRNTRTGNNVRFGRIVRMHADDREDVDLAEAGDIVAVIGVDCASGDTFCGDGVDYALENIFVPEPVIRLSVEPIKRDGADKLAKALQRFRREDPTFRVETDQESAQTIIAGMGQLHLEVYLERIRREYKVECLVGEPRVAYRESPTRPVEFNHKHKKQTGGSGQFAHIVGKLVPLPEDAPEPYEFIDEVTGGRIPKEYIPAVNQGFQRALVKGPLCECEVVGVQMVLQDGSYHDVDSSDMAFNIAAFNCMRDALKNSKMALLEPIMKLDVEIPTEYQGPVVGHLSGLRGIMTSSEDRSGSCFILAEVPLASMFDYANELRSMTQGKGSFSMEFSHYKQTPKSVQEEVVERRRAEKEEKLAMAR
- a CDS encoding CAAX prenyl protease-related protein, with amino-acid sequence MSTPDENRDLAPSASGSSPILAYVLPFVLFMVLGAAEGWEPLKPYYPFVYTAKIAIVLGCWCYFRRRYPAPSTAGLGWGILAGIVGVIVWIGLWNLNLERHIADILPSWLYSAERIGYDPFTAITSTGGAWAFIAVRLCGLALVVPLMEEVFWRGFLIRYLVKDDFESVPVGTFTPWSFSAVVVLFTLAHPELLAAAIWCAGINWVLYRTKNLWACITAHAVTNLLLGVYILATGSWALW
- a CDS encoding response regulator encodes the protein MRVVNFGDAGGAMDQNTVGRPMEILLVEDSLTFARIAFGALKKGAVQHRLTWVTDGEEAIEFLYQRGKFSRAPRPDLILLDLGLPKKDGREVLTEIKHDEELKQIPVVVMTASTNAIDIQRSEELQVQSYMTKPLNLKKFRKLVKELARYWQKDMILPAEPAVD